A portion of the Algimonas porphyrae genome contains these proteins:
- a CDS encoding PepSY domain-containing protein, protein MSRFQFLRIVRQAHYWSGWALGLLALSWFATGFFMTLKPIEEIRGNHLAGEPAFDLIAADYSLPLVNDARSVTLIDALGTPAFIINRPGGRSVIDARTGVALPAFEEAAIRNKVGDVLKVKSEIAHMRKLDRAPMDYSGPLPVWQVTLTQPANARLYIDATTGQLIRVRTSRWRWFDIAWRIHILEPSGENFNTWWICLASGLATLFALSGLILLWRPRRRSVRS, encoded by the coding sequence ATGTCACGCTTTCAATTCCTGCGTATCGTCCGTCAGGCGCATTACTGGTCAGGCTGGGCGTTGGGTCTCTTGGCTCTCAGCTGGTTCGCGACCGGTTTTTTCATGACGCTCAAACCGATCGAGGAAATTCGCGGCAACCATCTGGCCGGAGAGCCGGCCTTTGATCTGATTGCCGCCGATTACTCCCTGCCGCTGGTTAACGATGCCCGGTCCGTGACCTTGATCGACGCGCTCGGAACCCCGGCATTCATTATCAACCGTCCCGGCGGTCGGTCCGTGATCGATGCACGCACGGGCGTAGCGCTGCCCGCATTCGAAGAAGCTGCCATTCGCAACAAGGTCGGGGATGTACTGAAGGTCAAGAGCGAAATCGCGCATATGCGCAAGCTTGATCGGGCGCCGATGGATTATTCAGGACCCTTGCCCGTCTGGCAAGTCACGCTGACTCAGCCCGCCAATGCGCGGCTCTACATCGATGCAACGACGGGACAACTGATCCGCGTGCGGACGTCCCGCTGGCGCTGGTTCGATATCGCCTGGCGTATTCATATTCTCGAACCATCCGGCGAGAATTTTAATACATGGTGGATTTGTCTGGCGAGCGGGCTGGCAACTCTCTTCGCCCTGAGCGGCCTGATCCTGCTGTGGCGACCGAGGCGCCGATCAGTACGCAGTTAG
- a CDS encoding ASKHA domain-containing protein, protein MTETTHTLIFTPAGVQTTATPGESVYDAALRAGVDIQSICGGHGICKRCQCSLETGQHAKFGLTVTDDALYKLRPAEKKAIHDGDMATGYRLACRAKVTGDAVIDIPPHARHRESAIRKAAFDLPGPVDPPIALKMVKLPEPTLHDHLSDTESLIDALGGAVTVDPRVIMTIQPLLAAHDRTLIAVIRDDVRVVDIWPPDRDGLYGAAIDIGSTSVALYLYDLRSGVLVHQASAMNPQIRFGEDVMSRVSYVMMNVDGREKLAAAVQGQLREMIAEARNSIGADVDQILELVCVGNPIMHHTLIGVDPTPLGQSPFTLAVKDWLDLPGDMLDLGLTEQARVSLLPLIGGHVGADTAAAYLTQMDRMDGRTVLLVDIGTNAEIVLSHNGKVAAASSPTGPALEGAEISCGVRACDSAIERVRINPETFDCEVKVIGRDEGFSDDTITDVNSPGLCGSAIFEVIVELARAGLIDRSGLFRPEIAPDRFSEEGGVTTYRLIGDITLKQTDIRAVQLAKAALMAGARLVAEELDCEHFDEVLLAGAFGTHLDPTYVAEIGIIPHNGADTIKAVGNAAGMGAAMCLIDKTQRQRVRDAVKTVVKIETALEPRFQTYFVEAMAFPSAPEATGRTKGRRSGGRRRR, encoded by the coding sequence ATGACCGAAACAACCCATACACTCATCTTCACCCCTGCCGGCGTGCAGACCACCGCCACCCCCGGGGAGTCCGTCTATGACGCCGCCTTGCGCGCGGGCGTGGATATTCAGTCGATCTGTGGCGGCCATGGTATCTGCAAGCGGTGCCAGTGCTCGCTGGAAACGGGTCAGCACGCCAAATTCGGGCTGACTGTCACGGATGATGCGCTCTACAAACTCCGTCCGGCGGAGAAGAAAGCCATTCATGACGGGGATATGGCGACTGGTTACCGGCTGGCCTGTCGAGCCAAGGTCACAGGCGATGCCGTTATTGACATCCCGCCCCATGCGCGACACCGCGAAAGCGCAATCCGCAAGGCCGCCTTCGACCTGCCCGGACCTGTTGACCCGCCGATTGCATTGAAGATGGTCAAGCTGCCCGAGCCGACCCTCCATGACCATCTGTCGGATACGGAGAGCCTGATCGATGCGTTGGGCGGGGCGGTCACCGTCGATCCGCGCGTCATTATGACGATCCAGCCTTTGCTGGCGGCGCATGACCGCACACTGATTGCCGTCATTCGGGATGATGTCCGCGTCGTCGACATCTGGCCACCGGACCGGGACGGGCTTTACGGTGCAGCGATCGACATCGGTTCGACCTCGGTCGCGCTCTACCTTTACGACCTGCGTTCCGGCGTGCTGGTGCATCAGGCCTCCGCCATGAACCCGCAGATCCGCTTTGGCGAAGACGTGATGAGCCGCGTCAGCTACGTTATGATGAATGTGGACGGGCGCGAGAAGCTGGCAGCGGCGGTGCAGGGTCAACTCCGTGAGATGATCGCGGAGGCGCGCAATTCCATCGGCGCAGATGTCGACCAGATCCTGGAACTGGTTTGTGTCGGCAATCCGATCATGCACCATACGCTGATCGGCGTAGACCCGACACCGCTGGGGCAATCGCCCTTTACGCTGGCGGTCAAGGACTGGCTCGACCTGCCCGGCGATATGCTCGATCTCGGCCTGACAGAACAGGCGCGCGTCTCGCTCCTGCCGCTGATCGGCGGACATGTCGGCGCAGACACGGCGGCGGCTTATCTGACCCAGATGGACCGGATGGATGGGCGCACCGTGCTGCTCGTCGATATCGGAACGAATGCAGAAATCGTGCTGAGCCATAATGGGAAGGTCGCGGCAGCCAGTTCGCCGACGGGACCCGCATTGGAAGGCGCGGAGATCAGCTGCGGCGTCAGGGCCTGTGATTCTGCAATCGAACGGGTAAGGATCAATCCAGAGACCTTTGATTGCGAAGTGAAGGTCATCGGTCGGGACGAAGGCTTTTCTGATGACACCATCACTGATGTGAACTCTCCCGGCCTCTGCGGGTCGGCGATCTTCGAAGTCATCGTCGAACTGGCGCGTGCCGGGCTGATCGATCGGTCCGGATTGTTCAGACCGGAAATCGCGCCTGATCGCTTTTCCGAAGAGGGTGGCGTCACGACCTACCGTTTGATTGGCGACATCACACTCAAGCAGACTGATATTCGTGCCGTTCAGCTCGCCAAGGCAGCACTCATGGCAGGGGCGCGCCTCGTCGCGGAAGAACTAGACTGCGAACATTTCGATGAAGTATTGCTGGCCGGGGCCTTCGGCACCCATCTCGATCCGACTTACGTCGCGGAGATCGGGATCATCCCGCACAATGGCGCAGACACGATCAAGGCGGTCGGCAATGCGGCCGGGATGGGGGCGGCCATGTGCCTGATAGACAAAACTCAGCGCCAGCGCGTCCGGGACGCTGTCAAAACCGTCGTAAAAATCGAAACGGCGCTGGAACCGCGCTTTCAGACCTACTTCGTTGAGGCTATGGCCTTCCCGAGCGCGCCCGAAGCGACGGGACGCACCAAAGGTCGCCGATCCGGTGGCCGCAGACGACGTTAG
- a CDS encoding dihydropteroate synthase, which produces MARTILASPTQEVVIGFDQPFVMIGERINPTNRPKFAAELKDGNYWRVVKEAQKQIEAGAQLLDVNVGVPLTDEAKIMSEVITLLQGQVETPLVIDSSVKPALESGLAAYQGRPLVNSVTGEEDSLEFVLPLIKKYDCAVVAISNDDTGISEDPDERFEVAKRIVHRAADYGIKADDVVVDPLVMPVGAVNSAGKDVFRLVRRLRDELGVNTTCGASNVAFGLPNRHAVHNAFLPMLQAAGMTSAILNVYDDGLVPAIKAGDMLAGNDPDCTNWIAINRPKPVPGEGGRRGGSRRGGRRRG; this is translated from the coding sequence ATGGCCCGCACTATTCTGGCATCACCGACGCAGGAAGTCGTGATCGGATTCGATCAGCCTTTCGTCATGATCGGCGAGCGCATCAATCCGACCAATCGCCCCAAATTCGCCGCCGAGCTGAAGGACGGTAATTACTGGCGCGTCGTCAAGGAGGCACAAAAGCAGATTGAGGCGGGTGCCCAGCTGCTGGACGTCAATGTCGGTGTTCCGCTGACCGACGAAGCCAAGATCATGTCCGAAGTGATTACGCTGTTGCAGGGACAGGTGGAAACACCGCTCGTGATCGACAGTTCGGTCAAGCCCGCTCTGGAATCCGGTCTAGCCGCCTATCAGGGTCGTCCGCTGGTCAACTCCGTGACGGGTGAGGAAGATAGCCTGGAATTCGTTCTACCGCTGATCAAGAAATATGATTGTGCCGTCGTTGCGATTTCCAACGACGATACAGGCATCAGCGAAGATCCCGACGAGCGTTTCGAGGTCGCCAAACGTATCGTGCATCGCGCGGCTGATTACGGCATCAAAGCGGATGATGTGGTTGTGGATCCGCTCGTCATGCCAGTCGGTGCGGTGAACTCAGCTGGGAAGGATGTCTTTCGACTGGTCCGGCGCCTGCGCGACGAACTGGGGGTCAACACGACCTGCGGCGCGTCCAACGTCGCTTTCGGCCTGCCAAATCGACATGCCGTCCATAATGCCTTCCTGCCGATGTTGCAGGCCGCGGGCATGACCAGTGCGATCCTGAACGTTTATGATGACGGTCTGGTCCCGGCGATCAAGGCAGGCGACATGCTGGCGGGGAATGACCCGGACTGCACCAACTGGATTGCGATAAACCGACCGAAACCGGTGCCCGGCGAGGGCGGTCGCAGAGGCGGTAGCAGGCGTGGTGGGCGACGTCGGGGATAA